A genomic stretch from Bacillota bacterium includes:
- a CDS encoding stage V sporulation protein S → MEVLKVSAKSNPNSVAGALAGVLRERGGAEIQTIGAGALNQAVKAVAIARGFVAPGGIDLICIPAFTDIEIDGEERTAIKLIIEPR, encoded by the coding sequence ATGGAAGTATTAAAAGTCTCAGCAAAGTCTAATCCTAATTCCGTAGCAGGTGCTCTGGCTGGAGTGCTTAGGGAAAGAGGAGGCGCAGAAATTCAAACTATAGGAGCGGGGGCTCTTAACCAGGCAGTCAAAGCGGTTGCCATAGCAAGAGGATTTGTCGCTCCAGGAGGCATCGACTTAATATGCATCCCGGCCTTTACGGATATTGAGATTGATGGCGAAGAACGAACAGCGATTAAATTAATTATCGAACCTCGCTAG
- the rimO gene encoding 30S ribosomal protein S12 methylthiotransferase RimO, whose product MDLREKADQIITKNSRLKKRKIRKLAALSLGCTKNRIDTEEILGHLSGKGYILTDDRQSADIIIINTCSFIEDAQQESVNTLIGIAEEVKNEKNPIVIAAGCLVEIFGIDILKKIPEIDGAIGVHSYSKLDLLIRMIEAGIRTAVKLKPANSYCSFAPRALTTPVHSAFVKISEGCSNYCNYCLIPTIRGPQRSKSASEIVEEIKNLLSFGSREINLIAQDTTAYASEGLDLPGLVKKIMDIDQEFWLRIMYAYPSRIDHKLIELIASEKRICRYIDLPIQHASSKVLKLMGRSYDRETLCKLINRLKEKIPGISLRTTCMVGFPGENLRDFRELLSFLELYPFNNLGAFTYSVQKGTTAYEMTGQVPLRVSKKRLERLMAKQQDISFKINQNQIGKKMTILVDRPLTGNKDWYAGRTEMQAPEVDGITYFRYQGKLEAGTWIRAEIAAASSYNLLAVNPMIIDSPFLDV is encoded by the coding sequence ATGGACCTCAGGGAAAAAGCAGATCAAATAATAACGAAAAATAGCCGACTAAAAAAACGTAAAATTCGAAAATTAGCTGCACTATCACTCGGTTGCACAAAGAACAGGATAGATACTGAAGAGATACTGGGACATCTTTCCGGAAAAGGTTATATACTTACTGATGACAGGCAGTCAGCAGATATAATTATTATCAACACCTGCAGTTTTATTGAAGATGCACAGCAAGAGTCTGTTAATACGCTGATTGGCATAGCAGAAGAAGTGAAAAATGAAAAAAATCCAATCGTTATAGCAGCCGGTTGTCTGGTTGAAATATTCGGAATTGATATATTAAAAAAAATACCGGAAATCGATGGGGCAATCGGGGTTCACAGCTATTCAAAGCTTGATTTATTGATCAGGATGATCGAAGCAGGTATTCGGACAGCCGTGAAATTGAAGCCTGCTAATTCATATTGTTCCTTTGCCCCCCGAGCATTGACTACACCTGTTCACAGTGCCTTTGTAAAAATCTCAGAGGGGTGCAGCAACTACTGTAATTACTGCCTTATTCCAACTATCCGGGGTCCTCAGCGTAGCAAATCAGCTTCAGAAATTGTCGAGGAGATAAAAAACTTATTAAGTTTTGGATCACGCGAGATTAATCTAATTGCCCAGGACACGACAGCATATGCCAGCGAAGGTCTGGATCTACCAGGTTTAGTTAAGAAGATAATGGATATTGATCAAGAATTCTGGCTGCGTATAATGTATGCATATCCTTCAAGAATTGATCATAAACTGATTGAACTTATAGCATCTGAAAAGAGAATATGTCGATATATTGATTTACCCATTCAACATGCGTCCAGCAAGGTATTGAAACTTATGGGGCGCTCTTACGATCGGGAAACTCTCTGTAAGCTGATTAACCGGCTGAAGGAGAAAATACCCGGGATATCACTTAGAACTACCTGTATGGTCGGCTTTCCCGGCGAGAATCTCCGGGATTTCAGGGAACTGCTTTCTTTTTTGGAACTTTACCCATTCAACAATCTGGGCGCTTTTACCTATTCTGTGCAAAAAGGCACTACCGCCTATGAAATGACCGGCCAGGTTCCCTTACGCGTGTCGAAAAAAAGATTGGAGCGCCTGATGGCAAAACAACAAGATATATCATTTAAAATCAATCAAAATCAGATAGGTAAAAAAATGACAATCCTGGTTGACAGACCTTTAACCGGTAATAAAGACTGGTATGCAGGTAGGACTGAAATGCAGGCTCCGGAAGTTGACGGAATAACATATTTTCGATACCAGGGAAAACTTGAAGCGGGGACATGGATCCGGGCTGAAATAGCCGCAGCTTCATCTTATAATTTGCTTGCTGTTAATCCAATGATCATTGATAGCCCTTTCCTTGATGTTTAG
- a CDS encoding regulatory protein RecX, translating to MTALEDQVIFKKALNQVLRYLTYRARSRKEVVDYLKKKGYSAVLIEKTVKKIEEFGYIDDDKFTREFINYRKSKGQGINRVRYELKQKGIDRYLLEEKIEEMFDYEEDLARAKELLDRRRNTTGREEDRESSFSKEVSFLKRRGFQDGVILDAVKYKNY from the coding sequence TTGACTGCATTGGAAGATCAGGTAATATTTAAAAAGGCTCTTAACCAGGTTTTACGGTATCTTACATATCGAGCACGAAGCAGAAAAGAAGTTGTAGACTACCTGAAGAAAAAAGGTTATTCTGCTGTCCTGATTGAGAAAACTGTTAAAAAGATAGAAGAATTCGGATATATTGATGATGATAAATTTACCAGGGAATTTATAAATTACCGAAAATCAAAAGGACAGGGAATTAATCGCGTTCGATATGAATTAAAACAAAAAGGCATTGACAGATATCTGTTAGAGGAAAAAATTGAAGAGATGTTTGATTACGAAGAAGACCTGGCAAGAGCAAAAGAGCTTCTTGATAGAAGAAGAAATACAACCGGTAGAGAAGAAGATCGGGAAAGCAGTTTCAGTAAAGAAGTATCTTTTTTGAAGAGGCGTGGATTTCAGGATGGAGTTATTCTTGACGCAGTAAAGTATAAAAATTATTAG
- a CDS encoding competence/damage-inducible protein A, with translation MRADIICVGNEILTGLIENTNAGFLSRRLWSIGISVRESCVVADNMEAISSALKRALESSEVIVITGGLGPTDDDLTREAVAETLKLSMHLDKKWLARLEKFFQDRKFKMTENNRKQAMVLDGSRLLENSRGTAPGLLLEYDNGKMIVLLPGPPTELQIMFDHYVIPELVKRNCGNVEKVKTLKCAGIGESMLEEIIKAAGSEKLSDISYVARGYEVNLQIKGKGLPEIANVSIAEVESQLREVLGNYIYGCDDDTLVGTVAKLLTDQNMTVSTAESCSGGLLADMLTDIPGSSKYFKGGLVVYSAEAKINLLGLDRTDLEINGEVSEQTAYKMASAVRNKFNTDFGIGITGLAGPESDSTNKPVGLVYVAIDSPGGCSCQELNLPGARRGIKERAVQLSIDLLRRSLLREVNINE, from the coding sequence ATGAGAGCAGATATAATTTGTGTAGGCAATGAAATTTTGACCGGACTTATAGAAAACACCAATGCAGGGTTTTTATCACGTCGTTTGTGGTCAATCGGTATTTCAGTCCGCGAAAGCTGTGTTGTAGCTGATAATATGGAAGCGATCAGCAGTGCCCTGAAGAGAGCACTTGAATCCAGTGAAGTAATAGTAATTACCGGTGGACTGGGGCCAACCGATGATGATCTGACCAGAGAGGCTGTCGCGGAAACACTTAAATTGAGTATGCATCTGGATAAAAAATGGCTAGCAAGGTTGGAAAAATTCTTTCAGGATCGTAAGTTTAAAATGACGGAAAATAATCGTAAACAGGCGATGGTTCTCGATGGTAGCAGGCTGCTTGAAAATTCGAGAGGGACTGCTCCCGGATTACTTCTGGAATACGATAATGGAAAGATGATCGTGTTACTTCCCGGTCCTCCAACAGAGCTTCAGATCATGTTCGATCATTATGTAATACCGGAACTTGTAAAACGTAATTGCGGAAATGTGGAAAAAGTAAAAACACTTAAATGCGCCGGTATAGGCGAATCAATGCTGGAGGAAATAATTAAGGCTGCCGGATCAGAAAAGCTTTCAGACATATCATATGTAGCCAGGGGGTATGAGGTTAATCTTCAGATTAAAGGAAAAGGGCTTCCTGAAATTGCAAATGTTTCGATAGCGGAGGTTGAATCTCAGTTAAGAGAGGTGCTTGGCAATTACATTTATGGTTGCGATGATGATACTCTGGTTGGGACGGTTGCAAAATTATTAACTGATCAAAATATGACTGTTTCTACCGCAGAATCATGCAGCGGAGGACTACTTGCTGATATGTTGACTGATATTCCCGGCAGTTCAAAATACTTCAAAGGCGGCCTGGTTGTATATTCAGCAGAAGCAAAAATAAATCTACTTGGCCTTGATCGTACAGACCTGGAAATTAACGGTGAAGTCAGTGAGCAAACCGCCTATAAGATGGCGTCAGCGGTAAGAAATAAATTTAATACAGACTTTGGCATCGGTATTACAGGGTTGGCCGGCCCGGAGAGCGATTCAACAAATAAACCGGTGGGCCTGGTTTATGTGGCTATTGATTCACCTGGCGGTTGCAGTTGCCAAGAGTTGAATCTTCCTGGTGCAAGAAGGGGAATCAAGGAGAGGGCTGTCCAATTATCGATAGATTTATTGCGGAGAAGTTTGCTCAGGGAAGTGAATATAAATGAATAG
- a CDS encoding OadG family protein, which translates to MEKLNFAMQVMVVGFMVVMVILFLLYGILSMFSKVFNQQGKSKPERVVSGGDISAQLLKNVGDDEGRRVAAIIGAVYQYLQYDKALKFKKPITVAVKSGWSGSTTSWKINGRKELMDSNLMIDQMRRSKKREKI; encoded by the coding sequence ATGGAAAAATTAAATTTTGCAATGCAGGTAATGGTTGTTGGATTTATGGTTGTCATGGTTATACTTTTTCTGCTCTATGGAATTCTCTCCATGTTCAGCAAGGTCTTTAACCAACAAGGCAAAAGTAAACCAGAGCGTGTGGTTTCAGGCGGAGATATATCTGCACAGTTGTTAAAAAACGTCGGCGATGACGAAGGCAGACGTGTTGCTGCCATTATTGGTGCTGTGTACCAGTATCTGCAATATGATAAAGCTTTGAAATTTAAAAAACCGATAACAGTTGCGGTTAAGTCCGGCTGGTCAGGTTCCACTACGAGCTGGAAAATAAATGGACGAAAAGAGTTGATGGATAGCAACCTGATGATTGATCAGATGAGGAGGAGTAAGAAACGTGAAAAAATTTAA
- a CDS encoding PHP domain-containing protein: MHNTNKTIDLHMHSNYSDGLFTPTELITIVAKSGIKAVALTDHDSIEGLKEAAEAVSAAKIEFVPGVEISVIENDTEIHLLGYYPEKLKILNDALVLLREERLRRMDIIIERLQKMKFNLSKGDIEREAGAAAPGRLHLARVMLNKRYVQNLEEAFSLYLGWNRPAYYERKTLSTAETMSLLKESGAVKVIAHPGEKCIDRIKYLIKLGLDGIEVYHPDHGRSMIQYYSKVAAANNLIITGGSDFHGESRDKPAYPKHFAIDYEFYRKLKEAAGK; the protein is encoded by the coding sequence ATGCATAATACTAATAAAACTATTGATCTGCATATGCACAGCAATTATTCTGATGGATTATTTACACCTACCGAGTTGATTACAATTGTTGCTAAATCTGGAATAAAGGCTGTCGCATTAACTGATCACGATTCAATTGAGGGACTAAAAGAAGCAGCTGAAGCTGTATCAGCAGCAAAGATTGAATTTGTGCCCGGAGTAGAAATAAGCGTTATTGAAAATGATACTGAAATTCACTTATTGGGTTACTATCCGGAAAAGTTAAAGATCCTTAATGATGCACTGGTTTTATTGAGAGAAGAAAGACTAAGAAGGATGGATATAATTATCGAGCGTCTCCAAAAGATGAAATTCAATTTATCTAAAGGCGATATAGAAAGGGAAGCCGGAGCGGCTGCTCCAGGCCGGCTGCACCTGGCCCGGGTTATGCTAAATAAAAGATATGTCCAGAACCTAGAAGAGGCTTTTTCCTTATATTTGGGATGGAACAGACCGGCCTACTATGAGCGTAAAACTTTAAGCACAGCTGAAACAATGAGTTTACTGAAGGAATCCGGAGCAGTCAAAGTTATTGCCCATCCTGGAGAAAAGTGCATTGACCGTATAAAATATTTGATAAAATTGGGATTAGACGGTATCGAAGTATACCATCCGGATCACGGCAGGTCGATGATTCAATATTATTCTAAAGTTGCTGCTGCTAACAACCTGATTATAACCGGTGGTTCTGATTTTCACGGTGAGTCAAGAGATAAGCCGGCCTATCCAAAGCATTTCGCGATCGATTATGAATTTTACCGAAAGCTTAAAGAAGCGGCAGGTAAATAA
- the thpR gene encoding RNA 2',3'-cyclic phosphodiesterase, translated as MNSPGNGVLRLFIAVDLSDKQKHEVLNMQHRASEYLEGIKWVKPEGMHLTLKFIGETEEHKITEIKSAMDKAFMNYEPIETVFGGCGVFPNLSRARIFWVDVSRGKEALNRLASSIDSELILYGFEPEKRDYRPHLTIGRARYPLPDKLVKIFLEQEEYFESPPNNICEVILYQSRLTKHGAVYNRLYSSQLGE; from the coding sequence ATGAATAGTCCGGGGAATGGAGTGCTTCGATTATTTATTGCTGTTGATTTATCGGATAAGCAGAAACACGAAGTGCTCAATATGCAGCACAGGGCTTCAGAATACCTGGAAGGAATCAAATGGGTAAAACCGGAAGGGATGCACCTGACGTTAAAGTTTATAGGTGAAACTGAAGAACACAAGATAACAGAGATTAAAAGCGCTATGGACAAGGCATTCATGAATTATGAGCCTATTGAGACTGTATTTGGAGGCTGTGGAGTTTTTCCGAATTTATCGAGGGCGAGGATCTTTTGGGTGGATGTAAGCAGAGGAAAGGAAGCTTTAAACAGGCTGGCCTCCAGTATCGATTCAGAGTTAATCCTGTATGGTTTTGAACCGGAAAAAAGAGATTACCGACCGCATCTGACTATCGGAAGGGCAAGATATCCCCTGCCAGATAAATTGGTAAAAATATTTCTGGAGCAGGAAGAATATTTTGAATCTCCGCCAAATAATATTTGTGAGGTTATTTTGTATCAAAGCAGATTAACTAAGCATGGTGCGGTATATAACAGGTTATATTCAAGCCAACTGGGCGAATAA
- the rny gene encoding ribonuclease Y, translating into MQESILMSLAALVIGIAGGYFIRKLIAEAKISSAESAAKKIVEEADEKANALKREKELEAKEEAHRLRNEIEKESKERRAELQRLERRLLQKEEGLDRKISNMERKEEELRTKEEENNTVRVQLEEIHQKQLAELERVSGMTSEDAKELLMQRVKEEIEHELLMMVRDLENQAKAEGDKKAREIVTLAIQRCAADHVSESTVSVVSLPNDEMKGRIIGREGRNIRALETLTGIDLIIDDTPEAVIISGFDPIRREVARLSLEKLVSDGRIHPARIEEIVEKTRKEVDAQIKEEGERATFETRVHGLHPEIVNLLGKLRFRTSYGQNVLQHSIEVAHLAGIMAAELGLDVTFAKRAGLLHDIGKAIDHETEGSHVFIGAELAKKYKESPGIINAIAAHHGDTDFHTLEAVLIQSADAISAVRPGARRETLEAYIKRLENLENIADSFDGVEKAYAIHAGREIRIMVKPDRIDDYKSIQVARDIVKKIESELEYPGQIKVTVIRETRAVDYAK; encoded by the coding sequence ATGCAGGAAAGTATATTAATGAGTTTAGCCGCCCTGGTTATCGGTATTGCAGGCGGTTATTTTATCAGAAAACTGATTGCAGAAGCAAAGATATCTTCTGCTGAGTCAGCTGCCAAGAAAATAGTTGAAGAAGCTGATGAAAAAGCAAACGCTCTGAAAAGAGAAAAAGAACTGGAAGCAAAAGAAGAAGCTCACCGACTGCGCAATGAAATTGAAAAAGAAAGTAAAGAAAGACGTGCAGAGCTACAGCGTCTTGAAAGACGTTTATTGCAGAAAGAAGAGGGTCTTGATCGAAAAATTTCCAACATGGAGAGAAAAGAAGAGGAACTCCGGACAAAAGAAGAAGAAAACAATACTGTTCGTGTTCAACTTGAAGAGATACACCAGAAACAGCTTGCTGAGTTGGAGCGAGTATCCGGAATGACCTCGGAAGATGCTAAAGAACTTTTAATGCAGCGGGTAAAGGAAGAAATAGAACACGAGTTACTAATGATGGTCAGGGATCTTGAAAATCAGGCAAAAGCTGAAGGAGATAAAAAGGCAAGAGAAATTGTCACTCTGGCTATTCAAAGATGCGCAGCCGACCATGTATCTGAATCAACGGTATCGGTTGTATCTCTGCCCAATGATGAAATGAAAGGACGCATTATCGGCAGGGAAGGGAGGAATATCAGGGCTCTTGAAACCCTCACCGGCATAGACTTAATTATTGATGATACCCCGGAAGCAGTAATTATTTCCGGATTTGACCCGATCCGACGCGAGGTGGCCCGCCTATCTCTTGAAAAACTGGTCAGCGATGGACGTATACATCCCGCCAGAATAGAAGAGATCGTTGAAAAAACCCGCAAAGAAGTTGATGCCCAGATTAAGGAAGAGGGTGAAAGAGCGACCTTTGAAACAAGGGTTCACGGACTTCATCCTGAAATAGTTAATCTGCTGGGGAAACTTCGTTTCAGGACCAGTTATGGGCAAAATGTCCTGCAGCATTCTATTGAAGTAGCCCATTTAGCTGGTATAATGGCAGCTGAACTGGGGCTTGATGTAACATTTGCGAAACGAGCTGGACTGCTGCATGATATCGGTAAAGCCATAGACCATGAAACAGAAGGATCCCACGTCTTTATCGGTGCCGAACTGGCCAAGAAATATAAAGAATCTCCGGGCATAATCAATGCTATTGCTGCACACCATGGTGATACAGATTTTCATACACTGGAGGCTGTTCTAATTCAGTCAGCTGATGCAATATCAGCTGTTCGTCCAGGTGCGCGTAGAGAAACGCTGGAGGCTTATATCAAAAGGCTTGAAAATCTTGAAAATATTGCAGATTCATTTGATGGTGTAGAAAAAGCATATGCCATTCACGCCGGCCGTGAGATCAGAATAATGGTCAAGCCGGACCGGATCGATGATTACAAGTCTATCCAGGTGGCTCGTGATATTGTTAAGAAAATAGAAAGTGAACTTGAATATCCCGGACAGATTAAGGTAACCGTAATCCGCGAAACAAGAGCAGTCGATTACGCCAAGTAA
- a CDS encoding sodium ion-translocating decarboxylase subunit beta — MIDLLIEFLSTTGFLNIQINDVIMIIIAGILLYLGIVKKYEPLLLVPISFGILLVNLPLGNLMAPAVDQQLGGLLYYLSLGLELGIYPPLIFLGVGALTDFGPLIANPITLLLGAAAQFGIFLTFVGAFYLGFTAQQAGAIGIIGGADGPTAIFIATRLAPELLGSIAIAAYSYMALVPVIQPPIMRMLTSKKERQIVMKQLRPVSKTEKIMFPIIVIIITGLLLPAALPLLGMLMFGNLLRESGVTERLSKAAQNELNNIVVIFLGLTVGAKATAAYFLTPDTIKIILLGLVAFAFGTAAGVLMGKLLNVITKGNINPLIGSAGVSAVPMAARVSQTVGKRENPNNYLLMHAMGPNVAGVIGSAVAAGILLSILN; from the coding sequence ATGATTGATCTTCTTATTGAATTTTTATCAACAACCGGTTTTTTAAATATCCAGATTAACGACGTAATTATGATTATTATCGCCGGTATACTTCTGTACCTTGGGATAGTAAAGAAATATGAACCATTGCTATTGGTCCCGATCAGTTTCGGTATTTTGTTGGTTAATTTACCTCTTGGAAACCTGATGGCACCTGCTGTTGATCAGCAGTTAGGTGGCCTGCTATACTATCTTTCACTGGGGCTGGAACTAGGAATATATCCACCATTGATATTTCTCGGTGTGGGAGCACTTACAGATTTTGGACCTTTGATTGCCAACCCGATTACCTTGCTCCTGGGCGCTGCTGCTCAATTTGGTATATTTTTAACTTTTGTCGGAGCTTTCTACCTGGGGTTTACGGCTCAACAGGCCGGAGCAATCGGGATTATCGGTGGTGCAGATGGACCAACAGCCATATTCATAGCTACCCGTCTGGCCCCTGAATTATTAGGCTCAATTGCCATTGCCGCATATTCTTATATGGCGTTGGTTCCGGTTATTCAACCACCAATAATGCGCATGCTGACCAGTAAAAAAGAGCGACAGATAGTCATGAAACAACTGCGACCGGTATCAAAAACTGAGAAGATCATGTTTCCTATCATCGTTATTATCATTACCGGTTTGTTATTGCCTGCAGCTCTACCACTTCTCGGCATGCTGATGTTTGGAAACCTACTCAGGGAATCCGGAGTTACTGAACGTTTGAGCAAGGCGGCTCAAAATGAACTAAACAACATTGTTGTAATATTTTTGGGACTGACCGTCGGGGCAAAAGCAACTGCAGCTTATTTTTTGACTCCTGATACAATCAAAATCATCTTGCTTGGGTTGGTAGCCTTTGCTTTCGGGACTGCAGCAGGGGTTTTGATGGGAAAACTTTTAAATGTGATTACAAAGGGTAATATAAATCCCTTAATCGGTTCGGCAGGCGTTTCTGCAGTTCCGATGGCAGCAAGGGTATCACAGACAGTTGGAAAACGGGAAAATCCGAATAATTATTTACTAATGCATGCTATGGGTCCAAATGTAGCCGGTGTAATTGGCTCAGCAGTGGCCGCCGGTATATTACTTTCAATCCTGAATTAA
- a CDS encoding TIGR00282 family metallophosphoesterase: MRILFIGDIVGKPARNYLANHLQKIISKNEIDLVIANGENAAGGAGITEKVYAELIDMGIDLITGGNHTWDRKDIYNILEREEGLIRPANLPTNTTPGRGAAVLIKENVKIGVINLIGRVFMNPADCPFRAAEREIKNLKKETNLIIVDFHAEATSEKQAMGWYLDGKVSAVLGTHSHVQTADCRILNRGTAFISDVGMVGKYDSILGVDIEGALQRFITRLPHKLEISEGKVLFNAVIIDLDIGSGKALEIKPISEIF; the protein is encoded by the coding sequence ATGCGTATTCTATTTATCGGGGATATTGTTGGTAAACCTGCAAGAAATTATTTAGCAAATCACCTACAAAAGATTATATCGAAAAATGAGATTGATCTGGTTATTGCCAATGGTGAAAATGCTGCCGGCGGAGCTGGAATAACAGAAAAAGTATATGCTGAATTGATTGATATGGGAATAGATCTGATTACAGGAGGTAACCACACCTGGGATAGAAAAGATATATACAATATCTTGGAGCGTGAAGAAGGTCTCATCCGCCCGGCTAATTTACCAACTAATACAACACCCGGCCGTGGTGCAGCAGTATTAATAAAAGAGAACGTAAAAATAGGCGTTATAAATTTGATCGGTCGTGTTTTCATGAACCCTGCAGATTGCCCCTTCAGGGCTGCAGAACGTGAGATTAAGAATCTGAAGAAAGAAACCAATCTAATAATAGTAGACTTTCATGCAGAGGCGACCTCGGAAAAGCAGGCAATGGGTTGGTACCTTGATGGAAAAGTAAGCGCGGTGCTCGGTACTCACAGCCATGTTCAAACCGCGGATTGCAGAATCCTAAACCGGGGAACTGCGTTTATATCAGATGTCGGTATGGTCGGTAAATATGATTCAATCCTGGGTGTAGATATAGAAGGAGCGCTGCAGAGGTTCATTACAAGGTTACCTCATAAGCTGGAGATTTCCGAAGGCAAGGTTTTGTTTAATGCAGTTATTATCGATCTGGATATAGGTTCCGGAAAAGCGCTGGAAATAAAACCTATCTCTGAAATATTTTAA
- the recA gene encoding recombinase RecA, giving the protein MEKEKALEAALVQIEKQFGKGSVMKLGQDARQDIGIIPTGSLSLDVALGVGGMPRGRVIEIFGPESSGKTTVALHVIAEAQKLGGYAAFIDAEHALDPQYATNLGVNLDELLVSQPDTGEQALEIAEALVRSGAIDILVIDSVAALVPRAEIEGEMGDAHVGLQARLMSQALRKLSGVISKSRTCAVFINQIREKVGVMFGNPEVTPGGRALKFYSSVRLDVRRIESLKIGSDQIIGNRTRVKVVKNKVAPPFKIAEFDILYGTGISAEGSIIDLGLEHNVITKSGAWYSYGEERLGQGKENVRDYLKENTSIRKEIEQKVRELAGLPVTIAESNGKDNNDVKQPDKD; this is encoded by the coding sequence TTGGAAAAGGAAAAAGCACTGGAAGCAGCCCTGGTTCAGATTGAAAAGCAGTTTGGCAAGGGTTCGGTTATGAAACTTGGGCAGGATGCGAGACAGGATATTGGAATAATTCCAACCGGAAGCCTATCACTGGATGTTGCCCTTGGAGTAGGAGGTATGCCCAGAGGTAGGGTGATCGAGATATTTGGACCGGAATCATCAGGAAAAACTACTGTAGCGCTCCATGTAATTGCCGAAGCTCAGAAATTGGGCGGATATGCTGCATTTATCGATGCCGAACATGCACTGGACCCCCAATATGCGACAAATCTCGGTGTAAATCTGGATGAATTACTTGTATCACAGCCTGATACAGGAGAGCAAGCCCTTGAAATTGCGGAAGCTCTTGTGCGCAGTGGAGCAATTGACATCCTGGTTATTGACTCGGTTGCGGCATTGGTGCCGAGAGCAGAAATAGAAGGGGAAATGGGTGATGCGCATGTGGGGCTGCAGGCAAGATTGATGTCGCAGGCACTGCGTAAGCTTTCCGGCGTAATCAGCAAATCGAGAACCTGTGCAGTATTTATCAATCAGATCAGAGAAAAAGTAGGGGTAATGTTCGGTAACCCGGAAGTTACACCCGGAGGTAGGGCATTAAAGTTTTATTCATCAGTCCGTCTGGATGTCAGGAGGATAGAATCTTTAAAGATCGGCTCTGATCAGATAATTGGCAACAGAACACGGGTTAAAGTGGTAAAGAATAAGGTTGCCCCGCCGTTTAAAATAGCCGAATTCGATATACTCTATGGCACGGGAATTTCTGCAGAAGGCTCTATTATAGATCTCGGTCTTGAACATAATGTAATTACTAAAAGCGGTGCGTGGTATTCATACGGCGAAGAAAGACTGGGTCAGGGGAAAGAAAATGTCAGGGATTACCTGAAAGAGAATACATCAATTAGGAAAGAAATAGAGCAGAAAGTCAGGGAACTTGCCGGATTGCCGGTTACTATTGCTGAAAGTAATGGAAAAGATAATAATGACGTAAAACAACCTGATAAGGATTAA
- a CDS encoding biotin/lipoyl-containing protein: protein MKKFKVTVDGHTYLVEVEETEVTAEQKTVGTSEEEIAAKPVVTPAPMIEKENPVSESKEKDLLQPAAGNGLEVKAPMPGSVLDVPVQVGDKVSEGDILLILEAMKMENELTAPQNGTVSAVLVKKGDTVNSGDPLIMLS, encoded by the coding sequence GTGAAAAAATTTAAGGTAACAGTTGATGGTCATACTTATTTAGTAGAGGTTGAGGAAACGGAAGTTACAGCTGAACAGAAAACTGTAGGAACTTCCGAAGAGGAGATTGCTGCAAAACCAGTTGTAACTCCAGCACCGATGATCGAGAAAGAAAACCCGGTTTCTGAAAGTAAGGAAAAAGATCTCCTACAGCCGGCAGCCGGGAATGGATTGGAGGTAAAAGCTCCCATGCCCGGTTCCGTACTTGATGTTCCGGTGCAGGTTGGTGATAAAGTCAGTGAAGGTGACATTCTTTTGATTCTGGAAGCGATGAAAATGGAAAATGAACTTACAGCTCCACAGAATGGTACGGTTTCAGCTGTGCTGGTCAAAAAAGGCGACACAGTAAACAGCGGAGACCCCTTGATTATGCTTTCTTAG